From one Lolium rigidum isolate FL_2022 chromosome 4, APGP_CSIRO_Lrig_0.1, whole genome shotgun sequence genomic stretch:
- the LOC124646821 gene encoding E3 ubiquitin-protein ligase UPL4-like — MADVLAYLPYVVPALADKDHGADGHLAALETLCVALPYAYPDLLIDVDKVGCFVTRLPALVSAAGADQGNMAVLAAQAIAGVVEQLPEWAESFEKNGAVQALRDRMLAVDNMELAEKCLLALKLICEECPHQCLRHGVAAAVLQFFDFFPTNEQKVALKIVAEIVEECDEADVPKAMEAAPALCNLLQSSDNTIQKSALSCLCMIASNAHGKAEHMDMLCELKVVDTAMRMLEKDGWKTIGDENLTGILGLLKNISSASAKAVKSLFDLGVCDLLKQMITYYSSSQSNSDKLQMLVELINQLMRPLETSDALKNAIVEQNPYLDQLSSIVTLLIQVAKCGALSSVCYTCIVLIGNIVEVSTPAFLIELQKTANLSSFLMCLLARKKRHVVFETLKISKSLLKKQHQFFFESFDKEGVKHAIDAIQAQEKDRNSNHKLKMKNKMQEHCVCFNLDSDASSTDRCKIENNAILNLAEEIKKSFSVVKASNKSPYRLGCFTTFVKGYFAKLNGHTMTTPTQNLDRCRELSEVSRRLLSDKLPSTSTFVFAKSGSAKDLSDYLCNVAYLKPNLNNRQYLLERAKEVQCRLQKFAHLALEMSNESSVKPLEILVEKLLDSLHMSYDSFPVILSHHKQSTRESTMIPLRHSGIEDSESLHIKFVKARREKELQGYGGVLPIPISSKPDAIEADLWPNICSPRNRQGSSRLMFSYKGIQLKSSATIFESLVHLMNEGKSDITLDQSFWKEVHRISYKRNKNKKISTLSSSDARLSAVHEKLEQSLPKDPFFSAMFLGKLPGDVDESDPSYNLLFTLKILEGLNRFSYQLSMDEKIRLFAESCLRDLDDIKVTISPIPQHQFTSILLTSKLELQMQESLFEVGLVPSWCVYLVETCPFLFSFNARWKYFCLTLHRSFMGDDTSDPDSPNEEDEASDASNEAANKTKKYKVTRGNILESAISMMAKHGSSTKTIEVAFEGEAGTGRGPTIEFYSTVSHELQRFGLGMWRGDNARKAEGETGFVHSSFGLFPQPWSSEVTSSRGIEFSDVVQKFKLLGHIVARAVLDGRILDISLSKAFYKIILGQELDIYDIPSFDPELGKTVVEFQALAKRKKFLESSSETTSNPSADLSYKNVRLEDLCLDFTLPGNPEYELVPGGSDKMVTLESLEEYVYLIVDATLKSGIAKQIEAFKSAFNEVFALKTLRMFNEEEMERILCGEHDAWASSKLADHIEFDHGYDAHSPPVVNFLEILREFGREEQRAFIQFSTGAPTLPLGGLASLNPKLTVVRKQCDGCVDGELPSVNTCRHFIKLPPYSSKEIMREKLKYALAEGLGSFHLS, encoded by the exons ATGGCGGACGTGCTGGCGTACCTGCCGTACGTGGTGCCGGCGCTGGCGGACAAGGACCATGGCGCCGACGGGCACCTGGCGGCGCTGGAAACGCTCTGCGTCGCGCTGCCCTACGCCTACCCGGACCTTCTCATCGACGTCGATAAGGTCGGCTGCTTCGTGACGCGCCTCCCGGCCCTCGTCTCTGCCGCCGGCGCCGACCAGGGCAACATGGCCGTCCTGGCCGCGCAGGCCATCGCCGGGGTCGTCGAGCAGCTGCCGGAGTGGGCGGAGAGCTTCGAGAAGAACGGCGCCGTTCAGGCGCTCCGGGACCGCATGCTCGCCGTCGACAACATGGAGCTCGCCGAGAAG TGCCTGTTAGCTCTGAAGCTAATATGCGAGGAATGCCCGCACCAGTGCCTCCGCCACGGCGTCGCCGCGGCCGTGCTGCAGTTCTTCGACTTCTTCCCCACCAATGAGCAG AAAGTGGCGCTCAAGATCGTCGCCGAAATCGTCGAAGAATGCGACGAGGCGGACGTGCCCAAGGCTATGGAGGCCGCTCCAGCGCTCTGCAACCTCCTGCAGTCATCTGACAATACG ATACAAAAGTCGGCCCTTTCTTGCCTGTGTATGATCGCCTCCAATGCTCACGGCAAGGCAGAACACATGGATATGCTTTGCGAGTTGAAGGTGGTCGACACGGCCATGAGGATGCTGGAGAAGGATGGGTGGAAGACCATCGGTGATGAGAATTTAACT GGCATCCTTGGGCTGCTAAAAAATATTTCTTCAGCCTCAGCAAAGGCTGTGAAGTCCCTTTTCGACTTGGGAGTTTGCGATTTGCTCAAGCAGATGATAACTTATTACAGCTCCTCGCAGAGTAACAGTGACAAG TTGCAGATGCTTGTGGAGCTCATCAATCAGCTTATGCGGCCTCTTGAGACATCCGACGCTCTAAAGAATGCCATCGTAGAACAAAATCCATACCTTGACCAGCTTTCTAGCATTGTGACACTTCTAATACAG GTTGCAAAATGTGGTGCACTATCATCAGTTTGCTACACATGCATTGTCCTCATCGGCAACATTGTTGAAGTAAGCACACCTGCTTTCCTGATTGAGTTACAGAAGACTGCAAATCTCTCGAG CTTTCTTATGTGCTTGTTGGCTCGGAAGAAGCGCCATGTCGTGTTCGAAACGCTCAAAATTTCAAAGAGCCTCCTGAAAAAACAGCATCAGTTTTTCTTTGAGAGCTTTGACAAGGAGGGTGTGAAGCATGCGATTGATGCCATACAAGCACAAGAAAAAGATAGAAACtccaatcacaagttgaaaatgaaAAACAAGATGCAAGAACATTGTGTTTGCTTCAATTTAGACTCAGATGCATCTTCGACAGATAGGTGCAAGATTGAGAATAATGCTATCCTGAATCTAGCAGAAGAGATAAAGAAAAGCTTCTCTGTGGTGAAAGCAAGTAACAAATCTCCATACAGGTTGGGATGCTTTACTACATTCGTCAAAGGATATTTTGCTAAGTTGAATGGCCATACAATGACAACCCCCACACAGAATTTGGATCGATGCAGAGAGTTGTCTGAAGTTTCGAGGAGATTATTATCGGATAAACTTCCAAGTACCTCTACTTTTGTGTTTGCGAAGAGCGGATCAGCCAAAGATTTATCAGATTATCTCTGCAATGTGGCATACTTGAAACCAAATCTCAATAATCGCCAGTACTTATTAGAGCGGGCTAAGGAGGTGCAATGTCGACTGCAGAAATTTGCTCATTTGGCTCTCGAGATGTCCAATGAAAGCTCTGTGAAGCCCCTTGAGATTTTGGTGGAGAAGCTCCTAGACTCTCTGCACATGTCTTATGACAGTTTTCCTGTCATATTATCTCATCATAAACAGTCTACTCGTGAGAGCACGATGATTCCTCTGAGGCATTCAGGAATCGAGGATTCAGAATCACTGCATATAAAATTTGTGAAGGCACGCAGAGAGAAAGAGTTGCAAGGTTATGGCGGTGTTCTCCCTATTCCTATTTCTTCAAAGCCAGATGCAATTGAAGCAGACCTTTGGCCTAATATTTGCTCTCCACGGAATCGGCAGGGATCCTCAAGATTGATGTTCTCTTACAAAGGCATACAACTCAAGTCATCTGCAACGATTTTTGAGTCACTTGTCCATTTAATGAACGAGGGAAAATCTGATATAACGCTTGACCAATCTTTCTGGAAAGAAGTACACAGAATATCGTATAAgagaaacaaaaacaagaaaatctCTACTTTGAGCTCCTCTGATGCTCGGTTATCTGCTGTGCATGAAAAGCTTGAACAATCACTGCCGAAGGACCCATTTTTCAGTGCCATGTTCCTTGGGAAGCTTCCTGGTGATGTGGATGAATCTGATCCATCCTACAACTTGTTGTTCACGCTGAAAATTCTTGAAGGGCTTAACCGTTTTTCATACCAACTGTCAATGGATGAGAAGATACGCTTATTTGCAGAAAGCTGCCTACGAGATTTGGATGATATTAAGGTGACAATCTCTCCAATCCCACAGCATCAGTTCACAAGTATCCTTCTGACCAGTAAGCTGGAGCTGCAAATGCAAGAGAGCTTGTTTGAGGTTGGGCTGGTACCCTCATGGTGTGTCTATCTGGTGGAAACTTGCCCCTTCTTATTCTCCTTCAATGCACGGTGGAAGTACTTCTGCCTGACTCTGCATCGCTCATTCATGGGAGATGACACAAGTGATCCAGATTCACCAAACGAGGAAGATGAGGCAAGTGATGCTTCAAACGAGGCTGCTAATAAAACCAAGAAGTACAAAGTAACACGAGGTAACATTCTTGAAAGTGCTATATCAATGATGGCCAAACATGGGTCAAGCACCAAAACCATTGAGGTGGCATTTGAAGGAGAGGCTGGGACTGGGCGAGGCCCAACCATCGAATTTTACTCTACAGTTAGCCATGAGCTTCAGAGGTTTGGGCTTGGGATGTGGAGAGGTGATAATGCTAGAAAAGCAGAAGGAGAAACTGGATTCGTTCATTCTAGTTTTGGGCTCTTTCCACAGCCATGGTCCTCAGAGGTCACTTCATCAAGAGGGATCGAATTCTCTGACGTGGTACAGAAATTCAAGCTTCTTGGACATATTGTAGCGAGAGCGGTTCTCGATGGAAGGATCTTGGACATCTCGCTCTCAAAAGCATTCTACAAGATCATTCTTGGACAG GAGCTTGATATCTACGACATCCCATCATTTGATCCTGAGCTGGGCAAGACTGTAGTAGAGTTTCAAGCCCTGGCTAAAAGGAAGAAGTTCTTGGAGTCATCTTCAGAAACGACATCCAATCCCTCTGCAGATTTGTCATATAAAAATGTGAGATTGGAAGATCTGTGCCTTGATTTTACTCTTCCTGGAAACCCAGAATATGAGCTTGTTCCTGGAGGCTCAGACAAGATGGTCACACTTGAGAGTTTGGAGGAGTATGTATATTTGATAGTTGATGCAACCTTGAAGAGTGGGATTGCCAAACAGATAGAAGCTTTCAAGTCTGCATTTAACGAG GTTTTTGCTCTTAAGACCCTTAGAATGTTCAACGAGGAGGAGATGGAGCGCATACTTTGTGGTGAACATGATGCTTGGGCT TCAAGCAAACTTGCAGATCACATCGAGTTTGATCATGGCTATGATGCACACAGTCCACCAGTTGTTAAC TTCCTGGAGATCCTAAGGGAGTTCGGAAGAGAAGAGCAGCGGGCGTTCATCCAATTCTCGACTGGTGCTCCTACGCTCCCACTTGGCGGCCTAGCTTCACTCAATCCAAAGCTCACCGTTGTGCGAAAG CAATGTGATGGCTGTGTCGATGGTGAACTGCCAAGTGTCAATACCTGCAGGCACTTCATCAAGCTTCCTCCTTACTCCTCCAAG GAGATAATGAGAGAGAAGCTCAAATACGCTCTGGCCGAGGGTCTAGGCTCCTTCCATTTGTCATGA